In the Campylobacter sp. MIT 12-8780 genome, one interval contains:
- a CDS encoding (Fe-S)-binding protein, translating to MLLKDITNACVKCGKCIPACTIHEINADETTSPRGFLDLIAAVKEEELALDKNVKKIFESCFLCTNCVQACPSSLRVDSAIEAIRFDLAQKYGIAWYKKLAFFLLSKRKIMDIVAKFGYVFQSCAFKIQGQNSIANADKKGDLQKSFGMRARFSFPMVKKGRLLISLNKKSFLNSQPEFVDNGGAKSIGFFVGCLANYAYTSTAEAVLTIAKELKINVDLMKDQVCCGAPQYFTGDFKRVEVLAKKNIEYFEKKLETLEAIIVPEATCSAMLNVDYEHFFELLNQPDWAKRAKQVASKIVLATKYFYEQNELLSLLEKRGKQDLLITYHDPCHAKKMQGVFKEPRALLGANFKLVELSQKDTCCGFGGVSMQTEYYENSLKVGLKKAEDIKASKAQIISAECSACRMQISNALTQAQSEVLFKNPLELIALVLTSQEQA from the coding sequence ATGCTTTTAAAAGATATAACAAATGCGTGTGTAAAATGTGGCAAATGTATCCCAGCTTGCACTATCCATGAGATCAATGCTGATGAAACAACGAGTCCAAGGGGCTTTTTAGACTTAATCGCAGCGGTAAAAGAAGAAGAGCTAGCGCTTGATAAAAATGTCAAAAAGATATTTGAAAGCTGTTTTTTATGCACAAATTGCGTGCAAGCTTGTCCTAGTAGCTTGCGGGTTGATAGTGCGATCGAGGCTATTCGTTTTGATTTGGCTCAAAAATACGGCATTGCTTGGTATAAAAAACTTGCTTTTTTCTTGCTTTCCAAACGCAAGATTATGGATATAGTGGCAAAATTTGGCTATGTTTTTCAAAGCTGTGCTTTTAAAATTCAAGGACAAAATAGCATTGCAAATGCTGATAAAAAGGGTGATTTACAAAAAAGCTTTGGTATGAGAGCAAGATTTTCTTTTCCTATGGTGAAAAAAGGACGTTTGCTTATAAGCTTAAACAAAAAAAGCTTTTTAAACTCACAGCCTGAATTTGTAGATAATGGCGGAGCAAAAAGCATAGGCTTTTTTGTGGGTTGCTTAGCAAACTATGCTTATACAAGCACGGCTGAAGCGGTTTTAACCATCGCTAAAGAGCTTAAGATCAATGTGGATTTAATGAAAGATCAAGTATGCTGTGGAGCGCCTCAGTATTTTACGGGCGATTTTAAAAGAGTTGAGGTTTTGGCTAAAAAAAATATAGAATATTTTGAAAAAAAACTTGAGACTCTTGAAGCTATCATTGTGCCAGAAGCGACTTGTTCGGCAATGTTAAATGTGGATTATGAGCATTTTTTTGAACTACTTAATCAACCTGATTGGGCTAAAAGAGCAAAGCAAGTTGCAAGTAAGATCGTTTTGGCAACAAAATATTTTTATGAGCAAAATGAGCTTTTAAGCTTGCTTGAAAAAAGAGGCAAGCAAGATTTGCTTATCACTTATCATGATCCTTGTCATGCAAAGAAAATGCAAGGCGTTTTTAAAGAGCCAAGAGCTTTATTAGGGGCGAATTTTAAACTCGTAGAGCTTTCACAAAAAGATACTTGCTGTGGCTTTGGTGGAGTGAGTATGCAAACTGAGTATTATGAAAATTCTTTAAAAGTTGGGCTTAAAAAGGCAGAGGATATCAAAGCCAGCAAAGCTCAAATCATCAGCGCAGAATGCTCAGCCTGTAGAATGCAAATTTCAAATGCTCTTACTCAAGCTCAAAGTGAAGTTTTGTTTAAAAATCCACTCGAGCTTATCGCTTTGGTGCTTACAAGCCAAGAGCAAGCTTAA
- the hemN gene encoding oxygen-independent coproporphyrinogen III oxidase: MRDYKAFVKYSKPGPRYTSYPTALEFNAEFAYQDYINILKAQTRDLSLYFHLPFCRSACYFCGCNVIYTAKEENKERYLKYLFAELDLLKTHINTQRKVVQMHFGGGTPTFFSASQLASLITKIKSVFVNFDDKAELSCEIDPRFLNEDQAEVLTQNGFNRISFGVQDFDEKVQKEIHRIQPFELTLKAVEMMRSKGVKSVNMDLIYGLPFQNLQSFSKTLEKALLINPDRFAIFNYAHVPWLKKNMRKFDETTLPSPDVKLEILEYCEKFLTQNHYKMIGMDHFAKPDDELFKALENGSLHRNFQGYTTRGGADLIGVGLTSIGEGMSHYAQNYKDMPSYEKAIDEGRLPFEKGVLLNDNDKLRKAVIMSLMANFALDIKGIEREFGIDFRTYFARDLELLDEYKDFFSLDENALKVNETGALLIRNIAMCFDAYLQKYRDQKVFSKTV; the protein is encoded by the coding sequence ATGAGAGATTATAAGGCTTTTGTGAAGTATTCAAAACCCGGACCTCGTTACACTTCTTATCCTACGGCTTTAGAATTCAATGCTGAGTTTGCATATCAAGATTATATAAACATTCTTAAGGCTCAAACAAGGGATTTGTCTTTGTATTTTCACCTGCCTTTTTGTAGGAGTGCGTGTTATTTTTGCGGCTGTAATGTCATTTATACTGCTAAGGAAGAAAATAAAGAGCGGTATTTAAAGTATCTATTTGCTGAACTTGATCTTTTAAAAACGCACATAAACACACAAAGAAAAGTCGTTCAAATGCACTTTGGTGGTGGCACACCGACTTTTTTTTCAGCCTCGCAACTTGCTTCTTTAATCACTAAGATAAAAAGTGTATTTGTGAATTTTGATGATAAGGCTGAGCTAAGCTGTGAGATTGATCCTAGGTTTTTAAACGAGGATCAAGCTGAGGTTTTAACACAAAATGGCTTTAACAGAATCAGCTTTGGCGTGCAAGACTTTGATGAAAAAGTGCAAAAAGAAATTCATCGAATTCAGCCCTTTGAGCTGACTTTAAAAGCGGTAGAAATGATGCGTAGCAAGGGCGTTAAGTCTGTAAATATGGACTTGATTTATGGACTACCTTTTCAAAATTTGCAAAGTTTTAGCAAAACTCTTGAAAAAGCCTTGCTTATAAATCCGGATCGCTTTGCGATTTTTAATTACGCTCATGTGCCTTGGCTTAAAAAAAATATGCGTAAATTTGATGAAACAACCCTACCAAGTCCAGATGTCAAGCTTGAAATTTTAGAATACTGCGAAAAGTTTTTAACGCAAAATCATTATAAAATGATAGGTATGGATCATTTTGCAAAACCAGATGATGAATTGTTTAAAGCCCTAGAAAATGGCTCTTTGCATAGAAATTTTCAAGGCTATACTACTAGAGGCGGAGCTGATTTAATCGGTGTTGGGCTTACAAGCATAGGCGAGGGTATGAGTCATTATGCGCAAAATTACAAAGATATGCCAAGCTATGAAAAGGCTATTGATGAGGGCAGACTTCCTTTTGAAAAGGGCGTGCTTTTAAATGATAATGATAAGTTGCGAAAGGCTGTGATTATGTCTTTGATGGCAAATTTTGCTCTTGATATCAAAGGTATTGAGCGTGAATTTGGTATTGATTTTAGGACCTATTTTGCTAGGGATTTAGAACTTTTAGACGAATACAAAGACTTTTTTAGCCTTGATGAAAATGCCTTAAAAGTCAATGAAACAGGGGCTTTGCTGATAAGAAATATCGCTATGTGTTTTGATGCGTATTTGCAAAAATACCGCGATCAAAAAGTTTTTTCAAAAACGGTGTAA
- a CDS encoding MqnA/MqnD/SBP family protein, producing MIFGKIDYINLLPLHIYLKKYPLPNGFKKAMEYKKGVPSKLNRDLFFARIDAAVISSIESARKKYQNLDFGICANKKVKSVLVEKNTKSAKDTASATSNALARVLKQKGRVIIGDKALKLYLKEPNAYIDLCECWYEKTNLPFVFARFSCLRKKALFAKILSQFDKEKIKIPNYILKHYAQSRGISEAEIKAYLSLIYYDIKVKEKKALKCFLKEASRL from the coding sequence ATGATATTTGGCAAGATTGATTATATCAATTTACTGCCCTTGCATATCTATCTTAAAAAATACCCCCTGCCAAATGGCTTTAAAAAGGCTATGGAGTATAAAAAGGGCGTGCCAAGTAAGCTTAATCGTGACTTATTTTTCGCACGCATAGACGCAGCTGTAATTTCAAGCATAGAAAGTGCGCGTAAAAAATACCAGAATTTAGACTTTGGAATTTGTGCCAATAAAAAAGTCAAATCCGTCCTTGTTGAAAAAAACACCAAGTCAGCAAAAGACACAGCTTCAGCAACTTCAAATGCCCTAGCTCGTGTTTTAAAACAAAAAGGCAGAGTAATCATAGGCGATAAGGCTTTAAAGCTTTATTTAAAAGAGCCAAATGCCTATATTGATTTGTGTGAGTGTTGGTATGAAAAGACAAATTTACCCTTTGTGTTTGCTCGCTTTTCTTGCCTTAGAAAAAAGGCTTTATTTGCAAAAATTTTAAGTCAGTTTGATAAAGAAAAGATTAAAATTCCAAACTATATACTCAAGCATTATGCCCAAAGTAGGGGTATAAGTGAGGCTGAGATTAAGGCATATTTAAGTCTAATTTATTATGATATAAAGGTAAAAGAAAAAAAGGCTTTAAAATGTTTTTTAAAAGAAGCTTCAAGGCTTTAA
- a CDS encoding inorganic phosphate transporter: MLRDNAAALFIFVISVICFWIWGYNYIPNHYLILFILASVFGIFMAFNIGGNDVANSFGTSVGAKTITIKQALIIAAVFELSGAVFAGGEVTKTIRSGIVVFPTDLNPMLFVIIMLSSLLSSGLWIFVATKKGLPVSTTHSIIGGIVGASVAMGAFYFSGAQTLSMVNWLEIGRIALSWVISPLLGGLVSYMIFSYIHRKILSPSQKLGENLKIIKKEKKNFKEEFFSNLKQMPQSEQIKELSAIVLDDEDDDEKTKSFYKNKMKEYKEQEKNMDIFTEAKTHIPMVGCVAAMIIASMFLFKGLDKVSTLNAIQNVWIVCIIGIIAYTLTFAVVRIVKKTELNKTIDRIFSWFQIFTASSFAFSHGANDIANALGPFAAILDVFKNGVINPSSPVPFAVLLMFGIALVIGLWFLGKEVITTVGSKLAQIKPTTGFSAELGASIVILLATQFGIPVSSTHILIGAILGIGLYNKNANWAMMKPIGLAWIITLPVAGILGAVFFFGFKLALGL, encoded by the coding sequence GTGTTAAGAGATAATGCTGCGGCTTTGTTTATCTTTGTTATCAGCGTGATTTGCTTTTGGATATGGGGATATAATTATATCCCAAATCACTATTTGATCTTATTTATTTTAGCGAGTGTTTTTGGCATTTTTATGGCATTTAACATAGGCGGAAATGATGTTGCAAATTCCTTTGGAACAAGTGTTGGGGCTAAAACAATCACGATCAAACAAGCCTTAATCATCGCGGCTGTGTTTGAGCTTAGCGGGGCAGTATTTGCTGGAGGTGAAGTGACTAAAACTATACGAAGCGGTATAGTTGTCTTTCCAACTGATTTAAATCCTATGCTTTTTGTCATTATTATGCTTTCTTCTCTTTTAAGCTCTGGCTTATGGATTTTTGTAGCGACAAAAAAGGGCTTGCCTGTTTCTACTACTCACAGCATTATAGGTGGTATAGTTGGTGCAAGTGTGGCTATGGGGGCGTTTTATTTTAGCGGAGCGCAAACTTTATCTATGGTAAATTGGCTTGAGATTGGCAGGATAGCCTTAAGCTGGGTGATTTCTCCACTTTTGGGTGGCTTGGTTTCTTATATGATCTTTTCTTATATCCACCGCAAAATTTTAAGCCCTTCACAAAAGCTTGGCGAAAACCTTAAAATCATCAAAAAAGAAAAGAAAAATTTCAAAGAAGAATTTTTCTCAAATCTTAAGCAAATGCCTCAAAGCGAGCAGATCAAAGAATTAAGTGCTATCGTTTTAGACGATGAAGATGATGATGAAAAAACAAAAAGTTTTTATAAAAATAAAATGAAAGAGTATAAAGAACAAGAAAAAAATATGGATATTTTTACAGAAGCTAAAACGCATATTCCTATGGTTGGTTGCGTTGCAGCGATGATTATTGCTTCTATGTTTTTGTTTAAAGGACTTGATAAAGTAAGCACGCTTAATGCTATACAAAATGTTTGGATTGTTTGTATCATCGGTATCATCGCTTATACACTTACTTTTGCGGTGGTTAGGATAGTTAAGAAAACAGAACTTAACAAAACTATAGATCGCATTTTTTCTTGGTTTCAAATTTTTACTGCTTCAAGCTTTGCATTTTCACATGGTGCAAATGATATTGCAAATGCTTTAGGGCCTTTTGCGGCGATTTTAGATGTGTTTAAAAATGGCGTGATTAATCCAAGCTCTCCTGTGCCTTTTGCTGTGCTTTTGATGTTTGGTATTGCTCTTGTGATAGGGCTTTGGTTCTTGGGAAAAGAAGTGATTACAACGGTTGGCTCAAAACTCGCACAAATCAAGCCTACAACAGGCTTTAGCGCAGAACTTGGTGCAAGTATAGTGATCTTGCTTGCGACACAATTTGGCATACCGGTAAGCTCTACACACATACTCATAGGAGCGATTTTAGGCATAGGCTTGTATAATAAAAACGCAAATTGGGCGATGATGAAGCCTATAGGTTTGGCTTGGATCATCACCTTGCCAGTTGCTGGGATTTTAGGGGCTGTGTTTTTCTTTGGCTTTAAGCTTGCTCTTGGCTTGTAA
- the pdxA gene encoding 4-hydroxythreonine-4-phosphate dehydrogenase — MKKTPQKRPKLAISIGDINGIGLELLLTCHKKISKFCEPYYFIHKRLLKQGLKKLDLHLDDDFHIVEFDKGEVFEFKEDKSSKKLRISSFISPIQSKSKSEFSIQASKIDKNSGLYSFLSFQSACYFTQQGFAKALITLPIHKKAWQLANIDYKGHTGALSDFFKQDAIMMLGCSKLFVALFTEHIPLNEVSKRIQIPALTRFLINFYTQTHFKNIGVLGFNPHAGDYGAIGGAEEEKMRKAVQISNVFLNLKENHKNQNFLEAYFEKNNDAYILEKLLKEPKIYDMLYQKMHIKHFYIPEILVADTAFSKASLKHCNRLVSMYHDLGLAPLKALYFEKSVNISLNLPIIRTSVDHGTAFDKAYKNAKLSTKSYEEAVKSALKLIKTKHSSRHF; from the coding sequence ATGAAAAAAACACCTCAAAAACGCCCAAAACTCGCCATCAGCATAGGCGATATTAATGGCATAGGTTTGGAGCTTTTGCTGACTTGTCATAAAAAAATTTCAAAATTTTGCGAGCCTTATTATTTTATCCATAAAAGACTTTTAAAACAAGGGCTTAAAAAGCTTGATTTGCACCTAGATGATGATTTTCATATCGTTGAGTTTGATAAGGGCGAGGTATTTGAATTTAAAGAAGATAAAAGCTCAAAAAAACTGCGTATCTCAAGCTTTATAAGCCCTATTCAAAGTAAAAGTAAGAGTGAATTTAGCATTCAAGCTTCAAAGATTGATAAAAACAGCGGTTTATACAGCTTTTTAAGTTTTCAAAGTGCGTGTTATTTTACCCAACAAGGCTTTGCAAAGGCGTTAATTACCCTGCCCATTCATAAAAAAGCTTGGCAGCTTGCAAATATAGACTATAAGGGGCATACTGGGGCTTTGAGTGATTTTTTTAAACAAGATGCTATTATGATGCTTGGTTGTTCTAAGCTTTTTGTTGCTCTTTTTACCGAACATATCCCCTTAAATGAGGTAAGCAAGCGTATCCAAATTCCAGCTTTAACTCGCTTTTTGATTAACTTTTACACACAAACTCATTTTAAAAATATAGGCGTTTTAGGCTTTAATCCGCACGCAGGAGATTATGGGGCGATTGGTGGAGCTGAAGAAGAAAAGATGAGAAAAGCTGTGCAGATAAGCAATGTTTTTTTAAATTTAAAAGAAAATCATAAAAATCAAAATTTTTTAGAAGCATATTTTGAAAAAAATAATGATGCATATATCCTAGAAAAGCTTTTAAAAGAACCTAAGATATATGATATGCTTTATCAAAAAATGCATATAAAGCATTTTTATATCCCTGAAATTTTAGTCGCTGATACAGCCTTTAGCAAAGCTTCTTTAAAGCATTGTAACCGCCTTGTAAGTATGTATCATGATCTTGGGCTTGCTCCACTTAAAGCTTTGTATTTTGAAAAAAGTGTAAATATTAGCTTGAATTTACCTATCATTCGAACAAGTGTTGATCATGGCACTGCTTTTGATAAGGCTTATAAAAATGCAAAACTGAGTACAAAAAGTTATGAAGAAGCGGTAAAATCAGCCTTAAAGCTCATAAAAACAAAGCATTCTTCACGCCATTTTTAA
- a CDS encoding pyridoxine 5'-phosphate synthase: protein MLLGVNIDHIAVLREARKVDDPQVLEAAFVAARYADLITLHVREDRRHANENDLKEITTLCKSVVNLECANTDEMIELALRYKPYKVTLVPEKRQELTTEGGLNLDIKGLDSNINKLKQAGIEVSLFIDANEADISKAKLLNADSIELHTGVYANLHNALFSNILRTPYKIKEFDLDKSNLKLKLENELERLKIAAALAQSLNLFVVAGHGLNYKNVKDIAQIKEIKELNIGQSIIARSVFVGLKEAILEMKSLLV from the coding sequence ATGCTTTTAGGCGTAAATATCGATCATATCGCTGTTTTAAGAGAGGCTCGAAAGGTTGATGATCCTCAAGTACTTGAGGCAGCATTTGTAGCTGCAAGATATGCTGATCTTATCACGCTTCATGTAAGAGAAGATCGCCGACATGCCAATGAAAACGATCTTAAAGAGATCACCACACTTTGCAAAAGCGTAGTGAATTTAGAGTGTGCTAATACTGATGAAATGATAGAGCTCGCCCTGCGTTATAAGCCTTACAAAGTTACTTTAGTGCCTGAAAAAAGGCAAGAACTTACCACAGAAGGCGGCTTAAATCTCGATATAAAAGGGCTTGATAGCAATATTAACAAACTTAAGCAAGCTGGGATTGAAGTTTCTCTTTTTATAGACGCGAACGAAGCTGATATCTCTAAAGCCAAGCTTTTAAATGCCGATAGCATAGAGCTTCACACTGGAGTGTATGCAAATTTACATAATGCCCTTTTTAGCAATATCCTACGCACACCTTATAAGATCAAAGAATTTGATCTTGATAAAAGCAACTTAAAGCTCAAGCTTGAAAATGAGCTAGAAAGGCTTAAAATAGCAGCTGCTTTGGCTCAAAGTTTAAATTTATTTGTCGTGGCTGGACATGGTTTAAATTATAAAAATGTCAAAGATATAGCCCAAATCAAAGAGATCAAAGAGCTTAACATAGGACAAAGTATCATTGCGCGTTCGGTTTTTGTCGGTTTAAAAGAAGCCATTTTAGAGATGAAAAGTTTGCTTGTATGA